From the genome of Turicibacter faecis, one region includes:
- a CDS encoding YigZ family protein — MEHYLMIAHDGQHEIIVEKSRFICHVKRVYTDQEAVEFIKKIKKDHWNATHNCSAYQIGDFNEIQRSNDDGEPSGTAGIPMLEVLRKQNLKNCAVVVTRYFGGVKLGAGGLIRTYGKSVSETIKTLGLVERKTMKTMFINTDYNLLGTLQNRLEGSNYLLSQVHYTDKISLEVLIDIDSEEQFTSWIVDITHGKATIVAGEVSFKEIPYQP, encoded by the coding sequence TTGGAACATTATTTAATGATTGCACATGACGGACAACATGAAATTATTGTTGAAAAATCACGTTTTATTTGTCATGTTAAACGTGTTTATACTGATCAGGAAGCAGTAGAGTTTATTAAAAAAATTAAAAAAGATCATTGGAATGCTACTCACAATTGTTCCGCTTACCAGATTGGTGACTTTAACGAAATTCAACGTTCAAATGATGATGGTGAACCGAGCGGTACTGCAGGTATCCCGATGCTTGAGGTATTACGAAAGCAAAATCTTAAAAATTGTGCCGTTGTAGTGACTCGCTATTTTGGTGGAGTGAAACTAGGCGCCGGTGGTCTAATTAGAACTTATGGAAAATCAGTTTCTGAAACAATAAAGACACTAGGTCTTGTTGAAAGAAAAACAATGAAAACAATGTTTATTAACACTGACTATAATCTCCTTGGGACACTCCAAAACCGTTTAGAAGGGAGTAACTATCTCCTAAGCCAAGTTCACTATACCGATAAAATATCCTTAGAAGTTTTAATCGATATAGATAGTGAAGAACAATTTACGTCTTGGATAGTCGATATTACACATGGTAAAGCAACAATTGTTGCAGGCGAAGTTTCCTTCAAAGAAATCCCTTATCAACCTTAA
- a CDS encoding replication-associated recombination protein A produces the protein MKPLADLIRPQTLDEVVGQQHLIGENQILRKLIEVNHIPNLIFYGPSGTGKTTVANIIAKISKKKIYKLNATDAKTEDIRNIIKDLDTLDGMNGILLYLDEIQNFNKKQQQTLLKYIENGQITLIASTTENPYFTIFSAILSRSTILEFKPLTPQEIEEGLKRAIQLVEDEFFIYPFECDDEAIKYIANLCNGDLRKGLNALEIALYPNCKTEGFILNLDLVKKSTVTAGFSYDRFGDQHYDTLSAFQKSIRGSDADAAIHYLARLIQVGDLLSICRRLLVIAAEDIGLAYPQAISIVKSCTDAALQLGFPEARIPLAQAVILLSNSPKSNSAVVAIDKALSDLKRGNIGSIPNHLRDSHYAGAEDLGYGINYKYPHDYPNHYVKQQYLPTSIKHVKYYHPAVNKVEQGFMAYQNYVQGKKN, from the coding sequence ATGAAACCATTGGCAGATTTAATTCGACCCCAAACATTAGATGAGGTAGTAGGACAACAACATTTAATTGGGGAAAATCAAATACTAAGAAAACTGATTGAGGTTAATCATATTCCTAATCTAATATTTTATGGACCTAGTGGAACGGGAAAAACGACTGTTGCTAATATAATTGCGAAGATATCTAAAAAGAAGATTTATAAGTTAAATGCAACGGATGCTAAAACAGAGGATATTAGAAATATTATTAAAGATTTAGATACATTAGATGGAATGAATGGGATTCTTTTATATCTAGATGAAATTCAGAATTTTAATAAGAAACAACAGCAAACGTTATTAAAATATATTGAAAATGGGCAAATTACTTTAATTGCTAGTACAACCGAAAATCCTTATTTTACTATTTTTAGCGCCATTCTAAGTCGATCGACTATTTTGGAATTTAAACCATTAACCCCTCAAGAAATTGAAGAGGGATTAAAACGTGCGATTCAATTAGTAGAGGATGAATTTTTTATTTATCCTTTTGAGTGTGATGATGAGGCCATTAAATATATTGCAAACCTCTGTAATGGAGATCTCAGAAAGGGGTTAAATGCATTAGAGATTGCATTGTACCCTAATTGTAAAACTGAGGGATTCATATTGAATTTAGATTTAGTTAAGAAAAGTACTGTTACAGCAGGATTTTCCTATGATCGGTTTGGTGATCAACATTACGATACACTTAGCGCTTTTCAAAAATCAATTCGTGGGAGTGATGCTGATGCAGCTATCCACTATCTAGCGCGTCTTATTCAGGTAGGAGATTTACTGTCTATCTGTCGCCGTCTTTTAGTTATTGCAGCTGAGGATATTGGTTTGGCTTATCCACAGGCGATAAGTATAGTAAAAAGTTGTACAGATGCAGCATTACAATTGGGGTTTCCCGAAGCCCGTATTCCATTAGCGCAGGCAGTTATTTTACTTTCAAATAGCCCTAAATCAAATTCTGCTGTTGTCGCCATTGATAAGGCCCTATCGGACTTAAAAAGGGGAAATATAGGCAGTATCCCGAATCATTTAAGAGATAGTCATTATGCGGGGGCGGAAGACCTAGGATATGGTATAAACTATAAATATCCTCACGATTATCCTAATCATTATGTGAAACAACAGTACCTACCTACATCTATCAAACATGTTAAATATTATCACCCGGCAGTCAATAAAGTTGAACAAGGATTTATGGCATATCAAAACTATGTTCAAGGTAAAAAAAATTAA
- the mreB gene encoding rod shape-determining protein MreB — MLFSKDIGIDLGTANVLIYEKGKGIVLEEPSVVSMDAQTGRMIAAGEEARQMLGRTPGKIEVVRPMKDGVIADIAATEMMLKHFINSLNIKGVLSQPRIMICCPTNITLVEKNAIREAAEKCGAREVFIEEEPKIAALGAGMDISKPSGNMVIDVGGGTADIAVLSLGDIVTSASIKIAGNRFDQDIVDYIKTNYKLLIGDRTAEEIKISVATVYPEGREEELEVRGRDLVSGLPRTITISSTEVEESLRESVRIIVHAAKNVLEQTPPELSADIMNKGIVLTGGGALLHGLDRLLADELHVPVFVADNPLHCVVVGTGIMLDHIDKIRRR; from the coding sequence ATGCTATTTTCAAAAGATATTGGAATTGACTTGGGTACTGCTAACGTATTAATATATGAAAAAGGTAAAGGAATTGTTTTAGAGGAACCATCAGTTGTTTCAATGGATGCACAAACGGGACGTATGATTGCGGCCGGTGAAGAGGCACGTCAAATGCTTGGGCGTACACCTGGAAAAATTGAGGTTGTCCGACCAATGAAAGACGGAGTTATTGCAGACATTGCAGCAACAGAGATGATGTTAAAACATTTTATCAATTCATTGAATATTAAAGGAGTGCTTTCACAGCCGCGAATTATGATTTGTTGTCCAACTAATATTACATTAGTGGAAAAAAACGCCATTAGAGAAGCCGCAGAAAAATGTGGGGCGCGTGAGGTTTTCATTGAGGAAGAACCTAAGATTGCAGCTTTAGGTGCTGGAATGGATATCTCAAAACCATCAGGAAACATGGTTATTGACGTTGGTGGTGGAACAGCGGATATCGCCGTATTATCATTAGGGGATATTGTTACGTCTGCATCTATTAAAATTGCAGGTAACCGATTTGATCAAGACATTGTGGATTATATTAAAACAAATTATAAGCTATTAATTGGGGATCGAACGGCTGAAGAGATTAAGATAAGTGTAGCGACAGTTTATCCAGAGGGACGTGAAGAAGAGTTAGAAGTTCGTGGACGTGATTTAGTATCAGGGTTACCACGTACAATAACAATTTCATCAACGGAAGTTGAAGAATCATTACGTGAATCGGTTCGCATTATCGTACATGCTGCTAAAAACGTACTTGAACAAACACCTCCTGAACTATCAGCGGATATTATGAATAAAGGGATTGTATTAACCGGTGGTGGAGCATTGTTACATGGATTAGATCGTCTATTAGCAGATGAATTACATGTACCGGTCTTTGTAGCTGATAATCCTTTACATTGTGTTGTTGTGGGAACCGGAATTATGCTTGATCATATTGATAAAATTCGTCGTCGTTAA
- a CDS encoding M23 family metallopeptidase, producing MKTKERMTKLKNKKLFKKIDPISFALVVLLGASATFAGVQLWLTGINGDQTVSNPANGNQETVGTKGDETTAVNKTTDAKTVALLQETVKSPLEGKNVEVAKSYYDQEADTKEQMKSLFSYTVGETKYTHESKGVSLKNSNNKEVDILSALSGKVLTVKDEVLKGTVVTVEHENGVKTIYTGVYDVTVKAGDDIEQGDVIGKTGTSQLEPDSGNVVHFEVMKDNNKLNPEDVINTKLGDL from the coding sequence ATGAAAACAAAAGAAAGAATGACAAAGTTAAAAAACAAAAAATTATTTAAGAAGATTGATCCAATTAGCTTCGCACTTGTAGTATTACTAGGAGCATCTGCTACATTTGCAGGCGTGCAATTATGGTTAACAGGAATTAATGGGGATCAAACAGTCTCTAATCCTGCTAATGGGAATCAAGAAACAGTAGGTACAAAAGGTGATGAAACAACTGCAGTAAATAAAACAACTGATGCTAAAACAGTTGCGTTATTACAGGAAACAGTTAAATCTCCTTTAGAGGGAAAAAATGTAGAAGTAGCAAAATCGTATTACGATCAGGAAGCTGATACAAAAGAGCAAATGAAAAGTTTATTTAGTTATACAGTAGGTGAAACTAAATATACTCATGAGTCTAAAGGTGTAAGTTTAAAAAATTCTAATAATAAAGAAGTGGACATTTTATCAGCTTTATCTGGGAAAGTTTTAACTGTAAAAGATGAGGTATTAAAAGGAACAGTAGTAACAGTTGAACATGAAAACGGAGTTAAAACTATCTACACTGGCGTTTACGATGTAACTGTAAAAGCTGGTGATGATATTGAACAAGGTGATGTAATTGGTAAGACAGGTACATCACAATTAGAGCCAGATTCAGGAAATGTTGTTCACTTTGAAGTGATGAAAGATAATAATAAACTTAATCCTGAAGATGTGATTAATACTAAATTAGGTGATTTATAA
- the spoIID gene encoding stage II sporulation protein D produces MKKIIIGFVAFILTLICIPFSFQMIHQLNNDGGGKVTEAMDSSSKDNNEGVKENMIATNKEENKGEQVVTVFRESKNEEIDIPLETYLIGVVSGEMPALYNIEALKAQAVAARTYTIQLLESQDRIHDTVKHQVYLDTEQLKEKWQDKFDEYYNKVSQAVSETAGQVITYEDQLIKPFYFSISNGFTENAEDYWSTAYPYLKSVNSEWDKTAPNYEVETEFTIQELRNKFNNNNLKQDSFVILNKTAGQNINEILVGDKVYSGREFREILGLRSADFKIKFSNNKVIITTFGYGHGVGMSQYGANELAKQGKKYDDILKYYYQNVKITENFN; encoded by the coding sequence ATGAAAAAAATTATTATAGGATTCGTGGCCTTTATTTTAACATTAATTTGTATTCCATTTTCATTTCAAATGATTCACCAATTAAATAACGATGGTGGCGGGAAAGTTACTGAGGCCATGGACTCCTCATCGAAGGATAATAATGAAGGGGTTAAGGAAAATATGATTGCCACTAATAAAGAGGAGAATAAGGGCGAGCAAGTGGTAACGGTTTTTAGAGAATCTAAAAATGAGGAAATAGATATTCCCTTAGAAACCTATCTAATAGGTGTTGTTTCGGGGGAGATGCCAGCTTTATACAATATTGAGGCCCTTAAAGCCCAGGCTGTTGCCGCTAGAACTTATACAATTCAGTTATTAGAATCACAGGATCGTATACATGATACAGTGAAACACCAAGTATATTTAGATACGGAACAACTTAAGGAAAAATGGCAGGATAAATTTGATGAGTATTATAATAAGGTATCGCAAGCCGTATCAGAAACTGCCGGACAGGTAATTACTTATGAGGATCAGTTAATCAAACCATTTTATTTTTCTATCAGTAATGGTTTTACTGAAAATGCGGAAGATTATTGGTCTACGGCCTATCCTTATTTAAAAAGTGTTAACAGTGAATGGGATAAGACCGCACCTAATTATGAGGTAGAAACCGAATTTACAATTCAGGAACTTAGAAATAAATTTAATAATAATAACTTAAAGCAAGATAGTTTTGTTATTCTTAATAAAACGGCCGGACAAAATATTAACGAGATTTTAGTAGGCGATAAGGTGTATTCTGGTCGAGAGTTTCGAGAAATTCTAGGATTACGTTCTGCAGATTTTAAAATTAAATTTAGTAATAATAAAGTCATTATTACGACATTTGGGTATGGACATGGTGTCGGAATGAGTCAATATGGCGCAAATGAATTAGCAAAGCAGGGGAAAAAGTACGATGATATCCTAAAATATTATTACCAAAATGTTAAAATAACGGAAAATTTTAACTAG
- the atpC gene encoding ATP synthase F1 subunit epsilon → MSVMTIRVVTPDKLVFDGEAERVFARGIDGDFAVLYNHIPMMTPLGVGELRIEMNGESSYVAIDSGIFEISNNHINVLSNDAMMAEDIDVARAKMELERKERQKQNAKSREDLIKSEMEIVKLLNQIRVGEKK, encoded by the coding sequence ATGTCAGTGATGACTATTCGCGTGGTAACACCAGATAAGCTTGTATTCGATGGAGAAGCGGAGCGCGTTTTTGCCCGAGGAATTGATGGTGACTTTGCTGTTTTATATAACCATATTCCGATGATGACACCGCTAGGAGTCGGTGAATTACGCATCGAGATGAACGGTGAGTCTTCATATGTTGCCATTGATAGTGGTATTTTTGAAATTTCAAATAACCATATTAATGTATTATCAAATGATGCAATGATGGCAGAAGATATTGACGTTGCACGTGCTAAGATGGAATTAGAGCGTAAGGAACGTCAAAAACAAAATGCAAAGAGCCGTGAAGATTTAATTAAATCTGAAATGGAAATCGTGAAACTTCTCAACCAAATACGAGTTGGTGAAAAAAAATAA
- the atpD gene encoding F0F1 ATP synthase subunit beta: protein MATGHIVAVIGPVVDVKFDLEHLPAIYNALTVDYEVGGERKSLTLEVAVQLGDGVVRTVAMDATDGLVRGLEVVDTGNAISVPVGEATLGRIFNVLGQPVDNKGEVPAGTPHEGIHKEAPKFDELSTTVEILETGIKVVDLLAPYIKGGKIGLFGGAGVGKTVLIQELINNVAQEHGGISVFAGVGERTREGNDLYHEMTESGVINKTAMVFGQMNEPPGARLRVALTGLTMAEYFRDEMKQDVLLFIDNIFRFTQAGSEVSALLGRMPSAVGYQPTLATEMGQLQERITSTKQGSITSIQAVYVPADDYTDPAPATTFAHLDATTNLERRIAAMGIYPAVDPLASSSRALSPDIVGQEHYDVARRVQMMLQRYRELQDIIAILGMDELSDEDKKIVHRARRVQLFLSQSFHVAEQFTGLKGSYVPVAETVRAFKEILDGKHDDLPEEAFRLVGTIEQAIEKANKMK, encoded by the coding sequence ATGGCAACAGGTCATATTGTAGCCGTCATCGGACCGGTAGTAGATGTAAAGTTTGATTTAGAACATCTTCCTGCTATTTACAATGCCTTAACTGTTGATTATGAAGTTGGTGGGGAACGTAAATCATTAACACTTGAAGTTGCAGTGCAGCTTGGTGATGGGGTTGTACGTACCGTCGCAATGGACGCAACAGATGGGTTAGTTCGTGGATTAGAAGTTGTTGATACAGGAAATGCAATCAGTGTTCCAGTTGGAGAGGCCACATTGGGACGTATTTTTAACGTATTAGGACAACCAGTAGATAATAAGGGAGAAGTGCCAGCAGGTACACCACATGAGGGAATTCATAAAGAAGCTCCTAAATTTGACGAGTTATCAACAACAGTTGAAATTCTTGAAACTGGTATTAAGGTAGTAGACTTATTAGCACCATATATTAAAGGTGGAAAAATTGGTTTATTCGGAGGAGCCGGAGTAGGAAAAACGGTATTAATCCAAGAATTAATCAATAACGTAGCCCAAGAACATGGTGGGATTTCAGTATTTGCTGGAGTAGGAGAACGTACTCGTGAGGGGAATGACCTATACCATGAAATGACGGAATCTGGAGTAATTAATAAAACGGCCATGGTTTTTGGACAGATGAATGAACCACCTGGTGCACGTTTACGTGTAGCATTAACAGGATTAACAATGGCTGAGTATTTCCGTGATGAAATGAAACAAGACGTATTATTATTTATTGATAATATTTTCCGTTTTACTCAAGCTGGTTCTGAGGTTTCGGCGTTACTTGGACGTATGCCTTCAGCCGTAGGTTATCAACCAACATTGGCAACTGAAATGGGGCAACTTCAGGAACGTATTACCTCTACAAAACAAGGATCGATTACTTCAATTCAAGCGGTATATGTACCAGCGGATGACTATACCGATCCAGCACCAGCGACAACCTTTGCTCACTTAGATGCAACAACTAACCTTGAGCGTCGTATTGCTGCAATGGGGATTTACCCTGCCGTGGACCCGTTAGCATCATCATCGCGTGCATTATCACCAGATATTGTAGGTCAAGAACATTATGATGTTGCACGTCGTGTTCAGATGATGTTACAACGATATCGTGAATTACAAGATATCATTGCCATCTTAGGTATGGATGAATTAAGCGACGAGGATAAAAAAATCGTGCACCGCGCACGCCGTGTACAATTATTCTTATCGCAAAGTTTCCATGTTGCGGAACAATTTACAGGACTTAAAGGATCTTATGTTCCTGTTGCTGAGACGGTTCGTGCATTTAAAGAAATTCTTGATGGAAAACACGATGATTTACCAGAGGAAGCATTCCGTTTAGTTGGTACAATCGAGCAAGCTATCGAAAAAGCTAATAAGATGAAATAG
- the atpG gene encoding ATP synthase F1 subunit gamma, translating to MAQSMRDIKDKITSTQSTSQITKAMQMVSAAKLTKSEAKTKNYHHYMETLEDIVRNISSTSTMSHHPFFKPKCEKKCTGYLIITSDRGLAGGYNGNVLKLMQQEINSHANNEYKLYMIGSKGFDYAKRSDLKIENQFVFVPDDIVYQDIKPVVDKVIGDYMDGVLSEVVIIYNNYLSKISQEPAKKQILPLAPKDTEKTRAQYSFEPNEEEVINAILPKYLEGTIYGIAITAKLSEHASRMNAMQNATDNALEIITDLQLVYNRARQAAITQEITEIVGGASALE from the coding sequence ATGGCTCAATCAATGCGTGATATAAAAGATAAGATTACTTCGACTCAAAGTACGAGTCAAATTACTAAAGCCATGCAAATGGTATCAGCTGCAAAGTTAACAAAATCCGAAGCAAAAACAAAAAATTATCATCATTATATGGAGACACTTGAGGACATTGTTAGAAATATTTCTAGTACGTCAACAATGAGTCATCATCCCTTTTTTAAACCAAAGTGTGAAAAAAAATGTACCGGCTACCTGATTATTACCTCTGACCGTGGATTAGCCGGGGGATATAATGGGAATGTTCTTAAGCTTATGCAGCAAGAAATTAACTCTCATGCGAACAATGAATATAAACTTTATATGATTGGGAGCAAGGGATTCGATTATGCAAAACGCTCTGATCTAAAGATTGAAAATCAATTTGTATTTGTACCAGATGATATCGTATATCAAGATATAAAACCAGTTGTGGATAAAGTGATTGGTGATTATATGGACGGTGTTCTTAGCGAGGTTGTTATTATTTATAATAACTATTTATCGAAAATCTCACAGGAACCTGCCAAAAAACAAATACTTCCATTGGCTCCAAAAGACACTGAAAAGACAAGAGCTCAATACTCATTTGAACCAAATGAAGAGGAAGTTATCAACGCTATTTTACCAAAATATCTCGAGGGAACAATTTATGGAATAGCGATTACAGCTAAGCTTTCGGAGCATGCATCTCGAATGAATGCAATGCAAAATGCAACCGATAATGCATTAGAAATTATTACGGATTTACAGTTAGTTTATAATAGAGCAAGGCAAGCAGCAATTACGCAAGAGATTACTGAAATTGTTGGTGGAGCTTCAGCCTTAGAATAA
- the atpA gene encoding F0F1 ATP synthase subunit alpha, translated as MAIRPEEISAILRDQIKNYEQVLDITETGTVLTVGDGIARVHGLQNVMSGEIIEFASGAVGMAQNLEEDNVGVIILGEYRSISEGDEVKRTGRIMSVPVGDALIGRVVDALGNPIDGLGPIETTKFRPTEVKATGVMARKSVHEPLQTGIKAIDALVPIGRGQRELIIGDRQTGKTAIAVDTILNQKGQDVICIYVAIGQKESTVNSVVETLKKHDAMNYTIVVSAAASSPSPMLYIAPYSGVTMAEEFMYQGKHVLIIYDDLSKQAAAYRELSLLLRRPPGREAYPGDVFYLHSRLLERAAKLNDELGAGSITALPFIETKAGDLSAYVATNVISITDGQIFLKSDYFHSGIRPAIDAGLSVSRVGGSAQIKAMKKVAGTLRLDLASYRELESFAQFGSDLDDATRARLARGERTVEVLKQGVHQPIPVEKQVCIIYALVNGFLDSIEVSDIGRFEKEFYTFLDNERPQILSHIRDTKDLPDTDLLNEALESFKAVFN; from the coding sequence GTGGCCATCAGACCAGAAGAAATTAGTGCAATTTTGCGCGATCAAATTAAAAATTATGAGCAAGTATTAGATATAACTGAAACTGGTACAGTTTTAACGGTAGGGGACGGAATCGCTCGTGTTCATGGCCTACAAAATGTTATGTCTGGTGAAATTATTGAATTTGCCTCAGGTGCCGTTGGAATGGCGCAAAACCTTGAAGAGGATAACGTAGGGGTTATCATTTTAGGAGAATATCGTTCAATTAGCGAAGGTGACGAAGTTAAACGTACTGGACGTATCATGTCAGTTCCTGTAGGGGATGCCTTAATTGGTCGTGTTGTTGACGCTTTAGGAAATCCAATCGATGGTCTTGGACCAATCGAAACAACTAAATTCCGTCCAACTGAAGTTAAGGCTACAGGGGTAATGGCGCGTAAATCGGTTCACGAACCACTCCAAACAGGGATTAAGGCAATTGATGCCCTTGTTCCTATCGGTCGTGGACAACGTGAGTTAATTATCGGTGACCGTCAGACAGGGAAAACGGCAATTGCGGTTGATACGATTTTAAATCAAAAGGGACAAGATGTTATTTGTATTTATGTAGCAATTGGTCAAAAGGAATCTACTGTTAACTCTGTTGTAGAGACATTAAAAAAACATGATGCTATGAATTATACAATTGTTGTTTCTGCAGCTGCATCTTCACCATCTCCAATGCTATACATTGCACCATATTCAGGTGTAACAATGGCAGAAGAATTTATGTATCAAGGAAAACACGTTTTAATTATTTATGATGATTTATCAAAACAAGCAGCTGCTTATCGTGAATTATCATTATTATTACGTCGTCCACCAGGTCGTGAGGCATATCCAGGGGATGTATTCTACTTACATTCACGTTTATTAGAGCGTGCAGCGAAGTTAAATGATGAGCTTGGTGCAGGTTCGATTACAGCCTTACCATTTATTGAAACTAAGGCTGGAGATTTATCGGCATATGTTGCAACCAATGTAATTTCAATTACAGATGGGCAAATTTTCTTAAAATCAGATTATTTCCATTCTGGAATTCGTCCGGCTATTGATGCAGGGTTATCAGTTTCGCGTGTAGGGGGATCAGCCCAAATTAAAGCGATGAAAAAAGTTGCCGGAACGTTACGTCTTGATTTAGCGTCTTATCGTGAATTAGAGTCATTTGCTCAGTTTGGATCAGACTTAGATGATGCAACTCGTGCTAGATTAGCTCGTGGTGAAAGAACTGTTGAAGTTTTAAAACAGGGGGTGCATCAACCAATCCCTGTGGAAAAACAAGTATGCATTATTTATGCGTTGGTTAACGGATTCTTAGATAGTATCGAAGTTTCTGATATTGGTCGTTTCGAGAAAGAATTCTATACATTCTTAGACAATGAACGTCCACAAATTTTATCACATATTAGAGATACAAAGGATTTACCTGACACTGATTTATTAAACGAAGCACTTGAGAGCTTTAAAGCCGTTTTTAATTAA
- a CDS encoding F0F1 ATP synthase subunit delta — translation MSKIASTYAHALFDAAGDDKVLEDIKQDFGVICSLMKEQPQFMEILTLPKLSKDDKKNLIKNVFSKDASQILVNFLMVLIDKDRISLLNEIMVAYNQLVNQHLGILEGTVYSAVDLSKEQLTRLTYTFTKKLNKKIKLNVVIDPTLLGGYKVSLGDVVYDNSIKLQLKNLKNNLLNVELK, via the coding sequence ATGAGTAAAATCGCTTCCACTTATGCACATGCATTATTTGATGCTGCGGGTGATGATAAAGTATTAGAAGATATTAAACAAGATTTTGGTGTCATTTGTTCACTTATGAAAGAACAACCACAATTTATGGAAATTTTAACACTTCCTAAATTATCAAAGGATGATAAAAAGAACTTGATAAAAAATGTTTTTTCAAAAGATGCATCACAAATTTTAGTTAATTTTTTAATGGTTTTAATTGATAAGGACCGTATTAGTTTATTAAATGAAATAATGGTTGCTTATAATCAATTAGTAAATCAACACCTAGGAATTTTGGAAGGAACTGTCTATAGTGCAGTTGATTTAAGTAAGGAGCAACTGACGCGCCTTACCTATACCTTTACAAAAAAATTAAATAAAAAAATTAAACTTAATGTTGTAATCGACCCAACTTTGCTTGGGGGATATAAAGTTAGTTTAGGTGACGTTGTATACGATAACTCAATTAAATTACAATTGAAAAACTTAAAAAATAACTTATTAAATGTTGAGTTAAAATAG
- the atpF gene encoding F0F1 ATP synthase subunit B, with product MQIYIMPDLVNFTLQIVSTLLLFLVIKYFAWAPMKEFLRKRQELVSQEINRAEMLKSDAIALKKSAEAQVQVAREEAREIVENSKKQAQHMHDEIVSNARKEAQQKLSKAAADIEQERKAVYSKIRSDIVELAVSSAEKMIEKEIDADVHNELFDQFVAKVGGSHE from the coding sequence TTGCAAATCTATATCATGCCAGACTTAGTCAATTTTACGTTGCAAATAGTATCAACGTTACTTTTATTCCTGGTGATTAAATATTTTGCATGGGCTCCTATGAAGGAATTCTTACGTAAACGTCAAGAATTAGTTTCTCAAGAGATCAACCGTGCAGAAATGCTAAAATCAGATGCGATTGCCTTAAAGAAATCAGCTGAGGCTCAGGTGCAAGTTGCACGTGAAGAAGCGCGTGAAATTGTTGAAAACTCTAAAAAACAGGCACAACACATGCATGATGAAATTGTGTCAAATGCTCGTAAAGAAGCTCAACAAAAATTATCTAAGGCAGCTGCTGATATTGAACAGGAACGTAAAGCAGTATATTCGAAAATTCGTTCAGATATCGTTGAATTAGCGGTATCTTCAGCTGAAAAAATGATTGAAAAAGAAATTGATGCAGATGTTCATAATGAATTATTTGATCAGTTCGTTGCTAAAGTGGGTGGAAGTCATGAGTAA
- the atpE gene encoding ATP synthase F0 subunit C yields MFLETVASSISNEAFVLGMSAVGAGLAVCSGIGTGIGQGNAAGQAAAAVGRQPEAKGDVMQMMILGQAIAETSAIYGFVVAIILLFINPLVNML; encoded by the coding sequence ATGTTTTTAGAAACAGTTGCATCTTCAATTTCAAATGAGGCGTTTGTATTAGGTATGTCAGCAGTAGGTGCTGGATTAGCAGTATGTTCAGGGATCGGGACAGGTATTGGACAAGGTAATGCAGCGGGACAAGCGGCTGCAGCAGTTGGACGTCAACCAGAAGCTAAAGGTGATGTAATGCAAATGATGATTTTAGGTCAAGCGATTGCCGAAACATCAGCAATTTACGGATTCGTTGTAGCGATCATCTTATTATTCATTAATCCACTTGTTAATATGTTATAA